In Pseudomonas poae, a single genomic region encodes these proteins:
- a CDS encoding P22 coat - protein 5 family protein, which yields MANTLNGLVPDLYEALDVISRELTGFIPAVSRDSSVERAAIGQDVLVPITSAEAAADNIPGVTAPDTGDTAVDNVAVAITKSKHVPVRWNGEQTKGLQNAGTFSSIQADRFYQAMRTLVNEIEKDLWLEAYRNASRAFGTAGTTPFGTAADLSDFAGVLGVLEQNGAPTNDLQLVLGHSAIGNMRGKQSGLFKVNEAGSSDMLRNGMTDRIMNMAIRHSHQVGRHVKGTGAAYVTTGSTAIGATNIALATGTGTLLAGDIATFAADGDNKYVIGAGVAAPGTIALNKPGSQIVIPTGNALTLGNSYTANVAFARSAIVLATRAPAMPEGGDSADDVITITDPLTGLSFEIAVYRQFLQTAYHVRLAWGCRAIKDEHISLLLG from the coding sequence ATGGCGAACACCCTTAACGGCCTGGTGCCGGACCTGTACGAAGCGCTGGATGTTATCTCGCGAGAGCTGACTGGCTTCATTCCTGCGGTATCCCGCGACTCGTCCGTTGAACGGGCCGCTATCGGTCAGGACGTACTGGTCCCGATCACCAGCGCAGAAGCTGCCGCAGACAACATCCCTGGCGTAACCGCGCCTGATACTGGCGATACCGCTGTCGACAACGTGGCCGTGGCCATCACTAAGAGCAAGCACGTTCCGGTTCGCTGGAATGGTGAACAGACCAAAGGTCTGCAAAACGCTGGCACTTTCTCGTCCATCCAGGCTGATCGCTTCTATCAAGCGATGCGCACGCTAGTGAACGAGATCGAGAAGGATCTGTGGCTCGAGGCCTATCGTAACGCCTCCCGTGCGTTCGGCACTGCGGGGACCACGCCGTTCGGCACCGCGGCAGATCTGTCCGACTTCGCCGGCGTACTGGGCGTACTGGAGCAGAACGGCGCACCCACCAACGACCTGCAGCTGGTCCTGGGCCACTCTGCCATCGGCAACATGCGCGGCAAGCAATCTGGCCTGTTTAAGGTGAACGAAGCGGGCTCCAGCGACATGCTGCGCAATGGCATGACCGACCGCATCATGAACATGGCGATCCGTCACTCCCACCAGGTAGGCCGACACGTCAAGGGTACCGGCGCTGCGTACGTCACCACCGGCTCTACCGCTATCGGTGCGACCAACATCGCACTGGCAACCGGTACCGGCACTTTGCTGGCTGGCGATATCGCAACCTTCGCGGCTGACGGCGACAACAAGTACGTCATCGGTGCCGGTGTTGCGGCCCCAGGCACCATCGCCTTGAACAAGCCCGGCTCGCAGATCGTCATCCCAACCGGCAACGCCCTGACCTTGGGTAACTCGTACACCGCGAACGTGGCGTTTGCCCGATCGGCGATCGTACTGGCTACCCGCGCCCCGGCGATGCCAGAAGGCGGCGACTCGGCGGATGACGTGATTACCATCACCGATCCACTGACCGGCCTGTCTTTCGAGATCGCGGTCTACCGTCAGTTCCTGCAAACGGCCTACCACGTCCGTCTGGCCTGGGGCTGCCGCGCCATCAAAGATGAGCACATCAGCCTGCTGCTCGGCTAA
- a CDS encoding DUF4055 domain-containing protein: MSNDPSKTLPAVDAMREDWALVDALMGGTKAMQLAGKLYLPKWPKEDDDAYKERLSLSTLLPAFSETVQNMKGRVFAEHIALGDDVPESIKTYVQNFDRQGNNLQVWAQQLFTVGLSHGLCHVLADYPKTKDEQGNSVVRTAADEKAAGVRPYAVMIHPQQVIGWLTEEKGGECSLSQFWYAEAVEERVGDFGVTIIPQIRVLIPGGWKVYRKTEDANGKKEWTKTDEGTNTLSVIPLATFYTKRTGFMTAIPPLLELAHLNKKHWQSQSDQDNILHVARVPMLMISGIDDEAFELKVGTSSATKLPTGGDMKWVEHTGTAIEAGRKSLEDLEDQMRIAGAKLLQKEKQSTKTATQAEEEAAQEMSPLQTMAGQLEDTLDQVLQYFALWKGEKEGGHVKVNGNFDVDFAPETTLPLLLNMATQGRLSDETLFNEYKRRGVVSDDIEWEVERQKIADQGPALGAL, translated from the coding sequence ATGAGCAACGACCCAAGCAAAACGCTACCGGCCGTAGACGCCATGCGCGAAGACTGGGCTCTTGTTGACGCGCTGATGGGCGGAACTAAGGCGATGCAACTGGCTGGCAAGCTCTACCTGCCGAAGTGGCCAAAGGAGGATGACGACGCCTATAAGGAGCGCCTGTCGCTCTCCACGCTACTGCCTGCGTTCAGCGAGACCGTCCAGAACATGAAGGGCAGGGTGTTCGCAGAACATATCGCGCTCGGCGACGATGTGCCTGAGTCGATCAAGACCTACGTGCAGAACTTCGACCGCCAGGGCAATAACCTGCAAGTCTGGGCTCAACAGCTATTCACCGTAGGGCTTTCCCATGGCCTTTGCCATGTGCTGGCTGATTACCCCAAGACGAAAGACGAGCAGGGCAACTCTGTCGTACGCACTGCTGCGGACGAGAAGGCTGCCGGTGTTCGCCCATATGCGGTGATGATTCACCCCCAGCAGGTGATTGGCTGGCTCACAGAAGAGAAGGGCGGCGAATGCTCGCTGTCTCAGTTTTGGTATGCGGAGGCTGTCGAAGAGCGCGTCGGTGATTTCGGTGTGACCATCATTCCGCAGATCAGGGTTTTGATCCCTGGTGGCTGGAAGGTGTACCGCAAGACAGAGGACGCAAACGGCAAGAAGGAGTGGACCAAGACTGACGAGGGGACGAATACGCTGTCGGTCATCCCCCTTGCCACGTTCTATACCAAGCGCACCGGATTCATGACGGCGATACCTCCGCTGCTGGAGTTGGCTCACCTCAACAAGAAGCACTGGCAGTCCCAAAGCGATCAGGACAACATCCTGCACGTCGCCCGGGTGCCGATGCTGATGATCTCCGGTATCGATGACGAAGCTTTTGAGCTAAAGGTTGGGACCAGTTCCGCAACCAAGCTGCCTACAGGCGGCGACATGAAGTGGGTGGAGCATACCGGAACCGCCATCGAGGCGGGGCGCAAGTCGCTGGAGGATCTTGAAGACCAGATGCGTATCGCCGGCGCTAAGTTGCTCCAGAAGGAAAAGCAGTCCACCAAAACAGCTACCCAGGCCGAGGAAGAGGCTGCTCAGGAGATGAGCCCGCTACAAACCATGGCCGGCCAGCTTGAGGACACGCTTGACCAGGTGCTTCAGTACTTCGCGCTCTGGAAGGGCGAGAAGGAGGGCGGCCACGTGAAGGTGAACGGTAACTTCGACGTGGACTTCGCACCGGAAACCACTCTTCCACTACTGCTCAACATGGCAACCCAAGGCCGGCTCTCTGACGAAACCCTGTTCAACGAGTACAAGCGCCGCGGCGTGGTCTCAGATGACATTGAGTGGGAGGTTGAGAGGCAGAAGATTGCCGATCAAGGGCCAGCACTCGGAGCTCTCTAA
- a CDS encoding DUF2280 domain-containing protein yields the protein MAALKNEVKSFIVQALACFDTPSQVSQAVKQEFDIDVTRQQVEQHDPTKRAGSHLAAKWQTLFNDTRKRFREQTAEIPIANRAYRLRALGRMAEKAETMKNMALATQIIEQAAKETGDVYVNRRVEPDKSLDEEIKRLEIEKRKAELKLIEKGGGNSNAQLLADLIARLPS from the coding sequence ATGGCAGCCCTGAAAAATGAGGTGAAGAGCTTCATCGTTCAGGCTTTGGCGTGTTTCGACACACCGAGCCAGGTCTCACAAGCGGTGAAGCAAGAATTTGATATTGATGTGACCCGTCAGCAGGTAGAGCAGCACGACCCAACGAAGAGAGCCGGGTCTCATCTGGCAGCCAAATGGCAGACCTTGTTCAATGACACCCGGAAGCGTTTCCGCGAGCAAACCGCAGAGATACCCATCGCGAACCGTGCGTATCGGCTGCGAGCCTTGGGCCGCATGGCCGAAAAGGCAGAGACAATGAAGAACATGGCTCTTGCCACTCAGATCATTGAGCAAGCGGCCAAGGAAACCGGGGACGTATACGTCAATCGACGCGTTGAGCCTGACAAGTCGCTGGATGAAGAAATCAAAAGGCTTGAGATCGAGAAGCGTAAGGCCGAGCTCAAGCTAATAGAGAAGGGCGGTGGCAACTCCAACGCTCAACTGTTGGCCGATCTGATCGCGAGGTTGCCGTCATGA
- a CDS encoding proteasome subunit beta, which produces MTTIAYKDGVIAYDSQVTRGDVITYDDYEKCTEQKGVKFFCSGTVADHQRLIDAYFGAKPEGNIDAVALVLNNGQLSLVAVDDTTGIWASPVALDRPYAIGSGTAFAFAAMDMGASAYKAVEIAARRDTNTGGAIRTLIIDEGRADAKTTSSGVTA; this is translated from the coding sequence ATGACGACCATTGCCTACAAAGACGGCGTGATCGCCTATGACTCCCAGGTAACCCGTGGTGACGTCATCACGTATGACGACTATGAGAAGTGCACCGAACAGAAGGGCGTCAAGTTCTTCTGCTCAGGCACGGTCGCGGATCACCAGAGGCTGATCGATGCTTACTTCGGCGCGAAGCCGGAAGGCAACATTGATGCTGTGGCTCTGGTGCTGAACAACGGCCAGCTTTCACTTGTCGCCGTGGATGACACTACAGGTATCTGGGCATCCCCCGTTGCACTTGATCGTCCGTACGCAATTGGCAGTGGGACGGCATTCGCGTTTGCCGCGATGGACATGGGGGCCAGTGCTTATAAGGCGGTTGAGATTGCCGCAAGGCGTGACACGAACACAGGCGGCGCCATCCGCACACTGATCATTGACGAGGGAAGGGCTGATGCAAAGACCACTTCCTCTGGCGTCACTGCTTGA
- a CDS encoding DUF1983 domain-containing protein: MHWGVDAGKVFGRQRGKTRAPIQGLSIRWGFSHYEARKMSHTIQSEGYVPGVSGWKIDTDTGAFELASDRVKITGADPKAVYCGKSLKEIQKPFIVIDGVTYINAERIKEASVESRLAANWSIRVQLGADGRPFAAGFGIGEIEGFEFNMADQVKEVIRSELRQGGLLWRSR; the protein is encoded by the coding sequence GTGCATTGGGGCGTCGACGCCGGGAAGGTCTTTGGCAGACAGCGCGGAAAGACGCGCGCACCTATTCAGGGCCTCAGCATTCGCTGGGGCTTTTCTCATTATGAGGCACGGAAAATGTCCCACACGATTCAGTCCGAAGGTTACGTGCCGGGTGTTTCCGGCTGGAAAATTGATACTGATACGGGGGCCTTCGAGCTTGCATCCGATCGGGTGAAAATTACAGGGGCGGACCCTAAGGCCGTTTACTGCGGAAAGTCCCTTAAAGAAATCCAGAAGCCGTTCATCGTTATTGACGGTGTCACCTACATCAATGCGGAGCGCATCAAGGAGGCCTCGGTCGAGAGCCGGCTCGCCGCGAATTGGTCCATTCGAGTGCAGTTAGGCGCCGATGGTCGACCATTCGCAGCCGGTTTCGGCATCGGCGAGATTGAGGGCTTCGAGTTCAACATGGCCGACCAGGTCAAAGAAGTGATCCGCTCCGAGCTTCGCCAGGGTGGACTGCTCTGGCGTTCACGCTAA
- a CDS encoding recombination protein NinG — protein sequence MKRTPLQRTTPLASGRPRRRRCPECRVMFVPLRDSQAVCGEIECAIAHGKSEKGRAIAGKALAEVGRREIKVRKERLKNRADHAKEAQAVVNRYVRLRDAYLGCISCDKPASWGGQWHCSHFRSVGAAAHLRFNLWNMNKSCSQCNAHLSGNIMVYRPRLVEKIGAEKVAWLECNQDLVRHEISYLKRLKAVFAKKIRRIEQRYERGQLWAIV from the coding sequence ATGAAGCGCACACCGCTGCAACGAACGACTCCACTCGCGTCCGGCAGGCCACGCCGCCGGCGCTGCCCAGAGTGCCGGGTGATGTTCGTGCCATTGCGCGATTCGCAGGCCGTGTGCGGTGAGATCGAGTGCGCGATCGCACACGGCAAATCCGAGAAGGGCCGCGCGATCGCCGGTAAAGCCCTGGCAGAAGTAGGACGCCGCGAGATCAAGGTCCGCAAGGAGAGGCTGAAGAACAGGGCGGATCATGCGAAAGAAGCCCAGGCAGTCGTTAACCGCTACGTGCGCCTGCGTGATGCCTACCTCGGCTGCATCAGTTGTGACAAGCCGGCGAGCTGGGGTGGCCAATGGCATTGCTCGCACTTCCGCAGCGTTGGGGCCGCCGCCCATCTCCGTTTCAACCTCTGGAACATGAACAAGTCCTGCTCCCAGTGCAATGCCCACCTGAGCGGAAACATCATGGTTTACCGGCCTCGCCTGGTCGAGAAGATCGGCGCGGAAAAGGTCGCGTGGCTGGAGTGCAATCAGGATCTGGTCCGCCATGAAATCTCATACCTAAAGCGCTTGAAGGCGGTTTTTGCGAAAAAAATCAGACGGATTGAGCAGAGATACGAAAGGGGTCAGTTATGGGCAATAGTGTGA
- a CDS encoding NinB family protein, protein MTSLQIRNESDRNKAMGYIAGLDLARPKKLAITEVDRSGEQNKALHAALADIAAQVEHAGKKWDVLIWKRLLTAAWLRESGDQPQMIPAVDGNGFDVIYERTSKLTVKQCGELIEWVHAFGAEHLVRWTQKDNWGGRY, encoded by the coding sequence ATGACCAGTCTCCAGATCCGCAACGAATCAGACCGCAACAAGGCCATGGGCTACATCGCCGGCCTGGACCTGGCCAGGCCCAAGAAGCTGGCCATCACCGAAGTTGACCGCAGCGGGGAGCAGAACAAGGCCCTGCACGCGGCGCTGGCCGATATCGCCGCCCAGGTAGAGCACGCCGGTAAGAAGTGGGATGTCCTGATCTGGAAACGCCTGCTGACCGCCGCCTGGCTGCGCGAGTCAGGCGACCAGCCGCAGATGATCCCGGCGGTAGACGGGAACGGTTTCGACGTCATCTACGAGCGCACCAGCAAGCTCACCGTGAAGCAGTGCGGGGAGTTGATTGAGTGGGTGCACGCCTTTGGCGCCGAGCACCTGGTGCGCTGGACACAAAAGGACAATTGGGGAGGGCGGTATTGA
- a CDS encoding DUF1382 family protein, which translates to MKRANPAQLRQSLEVANTMVKHGIRFVCMPVVDEADHLNLATQATERLERMALIAETAEQRT; encoded by the coding sequence ATGAAACGAGCAAACCCAGCCCAGCTACGCCAATCCCTTGAGGTGGCAAACACCATGGTCAAGCACGGAATCCGTTTCGTGTGCATGCCGGTGGTGGATGAGGCGGACCACCTGAACTTGGCCACGCAAGCCACCGAGCGCCTGGAGCGCATGGCATTGATCGCAGAAACAGCGGAGCAACGGACATGA